Proteins encoded within one genomic window of Methanothrix harundinacea 6Ac:
- a CDS encoding (Fe-S)-binding protein, with protein MAEAGKEKKPLVSGFLMSTQLMELDGCTRCQECMKWCPTFDVRQDRPEITPMYKIAKFRELLGSQHGLRAKLFGPKPLNEDEINRFTEDTYYCTTCGVCGTVCESGINTVELWEAMRPNLVARGNGPYGKQSFFPGLLGKDRNPFQAKQEERLCWVPSDATVLESSEIAYFAGCTAAYRQQALAVASVRLMNALEIPFCMLGKDEWCCSSALVRTGQRNIMKEHAVHNVDALKDRGVRTVLYACAGCQRTATIDWPRWYEGYIPYKNIPLSVYLREKIRSGEVEWKRPLNFKVTYHDPCHNGRHLMHVNGRDVAFEAPRDILKSIPGVQFEDMARSREFQRCCGAGGGVKAGIPDLALDCAKARMGDAQLIAADVITSTCPFCRRNIMDGRAAMEGCDVKVLDVVEMMTAAMGLDITIPDNPYMKFQEQDVLVCDEDVCKVETIERKAEGKDLVGEAH; from the coding sequence ATGGCAGAAGCAGGAAAAGAGAAGAAGCCCCTCGTATCAGGATTCCTCATGTCCACCCAGCTGATGGAGCTGGACGGATGCACCCGATGCCAGGAGTGCATGAAGTGGTGTCCGACCTTCGACGTGAGGCAGGACCGCCCCGAGATCACCCCCATGTACAAGATCGCCAAGTTCAGGGAACTCCTGGGAAGCCAGCACGGCCTCCGGGCGAAGCTCTTCGGCCCCAAGCCCCTCAACGAGGATGAGATCAACAGGTTCACGGAAGATACCTACTACTGCACCACCTGTGGGGTCTGCGGCACCGTCTGCGAGTCCGGGATCAACACCGTCGAGCTCTGGGAGGCGATGAGGCCAAACCTCGTAGCTCGGGGGAACGGCCCCTACGGGAAGCAGTCCTTCTTCCCCGGCCTCCTCGGAAAGGACAGGAACCCCTTCCAGGCAAAGCAGGAGGAGCGGCTCTGCTGGGTTCCCAGTGATGCCACCGTTCTGGAGTCGTCGGAGATCGCCTACTTCGCCGGCTGCACCGCTGCCTATAGGCAGCAGGCCCTCGCCGTCGCCTCCGTCCGGCTGATGAACGCCCTGGAGATACCCTTCTGCATGCTCGGAAAGGACGAGTGGTGCTGCTCTTCGGCTCTGGTGAGGACGGGCCAGCGGAACATCATGAAAGAACATGCAGTCCACAACGTCGATGCTCTAAAGGATCGCGGGGTAAGGACGGTCCTATACGCTTGTGCGGGTTGTCAGAGAACCGCCACCATCGACTGGCCTAGGTGGTACGAGGGCTACATCCCCTACAAGAACATCCCCCTCTCCGTTTACCTGAGGGAGAAGATCAGGAGCGGCGAGGTGGAGTGGAAGCGGCCCCTCAACTTCAAGGTCACCTACCACGACCCCTGCCACAACGGTAGGCACCTGATGCACGTCAATGGGAGGGACGTGGCCTTTGAGGCCCCCAGGGACATCCTGAAGTCCATCCCCGGGGTTCAGTTCGAGGACATGGCCCGTTCCAGGGAGTTCCAGAGGTGCTGTGGCGCTGGCGGCGGCGTCAAGGCCGGGATCCCCGATCTCGCCCTCGACTGCGCCAAGGCGAGGATGGGCGACGCCCAGCTGATAGCAGCGGACGTGATCACCAGCACCTGTCCCTTCTGCAGGCGGAACATCATGGACGGGAGAGCAGCGATGGAAGGATGCGACGTCAAGGTCTTGGACGTAGTCGAGATGATGACTGCAGCCATGGGCTTGGACATCACGATCCCCGACAATCCCTACATGAAGTTCCAGGAGCAGGACGTTCTGGTATGCGATGAGGACGTCTGCAAGGTCGAGACGATCGAGAGGAAGGCTGAAGGGAAGGACCTAGTAGGAGAGGCCCACTGA
- the tsaA gene encoding tRNA (N6-threonylcarbamoyladenosine(37)-N6)-methyltransferase TrmO: MTKLREDDDLRDEEQTGFIKPTDMTLRPVGLIKNRIDELSLVAGGAGLEMRGELDATMEQVREVRQAISEIVIDETLTGILDGIEEYSHLVVLYWAHKVPEEGRSLVKVHPMGRKDIPEVGIFSTCSPARPNPVLTTVVRLCGLRGNVLEVAGLDAVDGSPVVDIKPYVKDSYPKDGVTVPDWMERLQNEVRGRGRRDG; the protein is encoded by the coding sequence GTGACAAAATTGAGAGAAGATGACGACTTACGCGACGAAGAACAAACCGGCTTCATAAAGCCGACCGATATGACGCTGCGACCAGTGGGTTTAATCAAAAACAGGATCGATGAGCTTTCCCTGGTGGCAGGAGGCGCGGGCCTGGAGATGCGAGGAGAACTCGACGCCACCATGGAGCAAGTTCGTGAAGTGCGCCAGGCGATCTCAGAGATCGTCATCGACGAAACTCTGACTGGGATCCTCGACGGCATCGAAGAGTACTCTCATCTGGTGGTCTTGTACTGGGCGCATAAAGTGCCAGAAGAGGGCCGCTCCCTGGTCAAGGTCCACCCCATGGGGAGAAAGGATATCCCCGAGGTGGGCATCTTCTCTACCTGCAGCCCCGCCAGGCCAAACCCAGTGCTTACGACCGTCGTCCGGCTCTGCGGACTAAGAGGTAACGTGCTGGAGGTGGCAGGCCTTGACGCCGTCGACGGAAGCCCTGTTGTCGATATCAAGCCTTACGTCAAAGACTCTTATCCCAAAGATGGGGTTACGGTTCCCGATTGGATGGAACGGCTCCAGAATGAAGTGCGTGGACGAGGGCGCAGGGATGGTTAA
- a CDS encoding class I SAM-dependent methyltransferase, protein MTDNDRRCCQEPGQKGQRRGKSSFWMQDPELVFGALSLEEGDSFLDMGCGPGDYSMRASEIVGDSGAVYSLDRWQDVIDDLAEKARSRGFRNIRAVVSDISEHLPVDDESVDLCFISTVLHSLDLADVETSLFGEIRRVLKPGGRVAIIECKKEEQQFGPPMSMRLSPEEIQGSIIRYGFETMDLVDLGYNYMITFVKT, encoded by the coding sequence ATGACTGACAATGATCGGCGGTGTTGTCAAGAACCTGGACAGAAGGGACAGAGGCGAGGTAAAAGCAGCTTCTGGATGCAGGACCCTGAGCTCGTCTTCGGCGCTCTTTCGCTGGAAGAGGGGGACAGTTTCCTCGATATGGGTTGCGGCCCGGGAGATTACTCGATGAGAGCTTCCGAGATCGTCGGGGATTCGGGTGCGGTCTATTCTCTGGATCGATGGCAGGACGTCATCGACGATCTGGCTGAAAAGGCCCGTTCTCGGGGATTTCGGAATATCAGGGCTGTTGTCTCTGATATCTCCGAGCATCTTCCTGTCGATGATGAATCTGTGGATCTCTGCTTCATCTCCACCGTCCTCCACTCCCTCGATCTAGCCGATGTTGAGACGTCTCTATTCGGCGAGATTCGCCGGGTTTTGAAGCCCGGCGGCCGTGTGGCGATCATCGAATGCAAAAAAGAAGAGCAACAATTTGGCCCTCCGATGTCCATGCGCCTTTCGCCGGAAGAGATCCAGGGTTCAATAATTCGATATGGGTTTGAGACGATGGATCTTGTCGACCTCGGTTACAACTATATGATAACATTCGTTAAAACTTAA
- a CDS encoding ABC transporter substrate-binding protein, which yields MKGKLSMGSAIGLLLAAGLLIMTALSGAAAAEEDVEVYTMGDATGDWGYPSPYAHYVRGPGIVRMTFIFDTLVWKNDTGRVPALAESWEMEGDDVFLFRLREGVTWHDGEPFGADDVVFTVEYNKEHPYPLVDNGIIDRAEKVDDYKVRIYLSEPYAPFLDQVAGTLPILPEHIWKDVSDPTSFLEDEALIGTGPYTLADYDKVQGTYQYRAYDDYYLGAPRVKEIRYVKISSAIAAASLMQGDVEAVDIQPGMIDQLSGFEILEMPEHASVYKLMINHQKEPMSDKRFRQALAYAIDRDELVEIVVQGYGLAGSPGFIPPDNDWYNPEMEGLYPHDPARAEELLEDMGYGGETVELLINGGDTRAGRIGELIKEDLEAVGIGVDLRAMDSKTIDSKVQGWEFDLTVNSHGGLIGDPSILALLTTSWEHFNSARYQESDELADLLEAQVREMDEDERGELIDRAQALHAEEVPTLALFYPDSFVAHDGVVDLYYTWNGITLGTPTALGNKLAFVGV from the coding sequence ATGAAAGGGAAGTTATCGATGGGATCGGCTATCGGGCTGCTCCTGGCGGCAGGATTGCTGATCATGACGGCCCTCAGCGGTGCAGCAGCCGCGGAGGAAGATGTAGAGGTATACACTATGGGAGATGCCACCGGCGACTGGGGCTATCCCTCTCCTTACGCCCACTACGTGAGGGGGCCGGGGATCGTCCGGATGACCTTCATCTTCGATACCCTGGTCTGGAAGAACGATACAGGCCGCGTTCCAGCCCTGGCGGAGAGCTGGGAGATGGAGGGGGACGACGTCTTCCTCTTCCGCCTGCGAGAGGGGGTCACCTGGCACGACGGTGAGCCCTTCGGCGCCGATGACGTAGTCTTCACCGTGGAATACAACAAAGAGCATCCCTATCCGTTGGTGGACAACGGGATCATAGACCGCGCGGAGAAGGTGGACGACTATAAGGTGAGGATTTACCTCTCCGAGCCCTATGCTCCTTTCCTCGATCAGGTGGCTGGGACCCTGCCCATCCTCCCCGAGCACATATGGAAAGACGTCTCCGACCCGACCAGCTTCCTTGAGGATGAGGCCCTGATCGGGACCGGCCCCTACACCCTGGCGGATTACGACAAAGTCCAGGGGACCTACCAGTACAGGGCTTACGACGATTACTATCTGGGCGCCCCTCGGGTCAAGGAGATCCGATACGTCAAGATATCGTCAGCCATTGCCGCTGCATCCTTGATGCAGGGAGACGTCGAAGCTGTGGATATCCAGCCGGGGATGATAGATCAGCTGAGCGGGTTTGAGATCCTCGAAATGCCGGAGCACGCCTCCGTCTACAAGCTGATGATCAACCACCAGAAGGAGCCGATGTCGGACAAGAGGTTCAGGCAGGCCCTCGCCTACGCCATCGATCGGGACGAACTGGTGGAGATCGTGGTCCAGGGTTATGGCCTTGCCGGAAGTCCTGGGTTCATACCCCCCGACAACGACTGGTACAACCCCGAGATGGAGGGGCTTTACCCCCACGACCCCGCCAGGGCAGAGGAGCTTCTCGAGGATATGGGATATGGCGGGGAGACGGTCGAGCTTCTCATCAACGGTGGCGACACCAGGGCCGGGAGGATCGGCGAGCTGATAAAAGAGGACTTGGAAGCGGTCGGGATCGGCGTAGATCTGAGGGCCATGGACTCGAAGACGATCGACTCCAAGGTCCAGGGATGGGAGTTCGATCTGACGGTTAACTCTCATGGCGGCCTCATCGGCGATCCCAGCATCCTGGCCCTTCTCACCACCAGCTGGGAGCACTTCAACAGCGCCCGATACCAGGAGAGCGACGAGCTGGCCGATCTTCTGGAGGCGCAGGTCAGGGAGATGGACGAGGACGAACGGGGCGAGCTGATCGATCGGGCCCAGGCGTTACATGCTGAGGAGGTTCCCACGTTGGCGCTCTTCTATCCCGACTCCTTTGTCGCTCACGATGGCGTGGTGGACCTCTACTACACCTGGAACGGGATAACCTTGGGGACTCCCACCGCCCTCGGAAACAAGCTGGCCTTCGTCGGAGTCTAG
- a CDS encoding flavodoxin family protein has translation MKIIGINASPRGSKSQTLRLVKAVLEGAREGGAETELVDLCKLDIKYCNACATCFATGRCVYDDDFDELYQKILGCDGLVLGSPNYFQTVTAQMKTLVDRMADAVHCQLLTGKYGCSVATAGSPASGEVTGYLNKILIGFGANVVGEAGASPRIPGEMEAAEEKAFALGESLVEAIREKKVYPEQEEVHREMREHFRRLVEMNKDLWTHEHEHWKRIG, from the coding sequence TTGAAGATCATCGGCATAAATGCGAGCCCTCGGGGCTCCAAGAGCCAGACCCTGAGGCTCGTGAAGGCAGTCCTGGAAGGAGCCCGAGAGGGAGGGGCGGAGACGGAGCTGGTCGACCTCTGCAAGCTCGATATCAAGTACTGCAACGCCTGTGCCACCTGCTTTGCTACAGGCAGATGCGTATACGACGACGATTTCGACGAGCTATACCAGAAGATCCTGGGGTGCGACGGGCTGGTCCTCGGATCGCCCAACTACTTCCAGACCGTCACAGCCCAGATGAAGACACTGGTGGACAGGATGGCCGATGCCGTCCACTGTCAGCTCCTCACCGGCAAGTACGGCTGCTCGGTGGCCACCGCGGGAAGCCCCGCCTCGGGAGAGGTGACAGGCTACCTGAACAAGATCCTGATCGGCTTCGGGGCCAACGTCGTCGGGGAGGCGGGAGCCTCGCCCCGGATACCGGGGGAGATGGAGGCCGCGGAGGAGAAGGCCTTCGCTCTCGGAGAGTCCCTCGTCGAGGCGATCAGGGAGAAGAAGGTCTATCCCGAGCAAGAGGAAGTCCACCGGGAGATGAGGGAACACTTCCGCAGACTGGTGGAGATGAATAAAGACCTCTGGACCCACGAGCACGAGCACTGGAAGAGGATCGGTTGA
- a CDS encoding ABC transporter substrate-binding protein, which translates to MLLLLTFAVLTVEPIGAEEFKTVTDMRGVEVSIPEDPQRVVAISRSLIDTTMYIFGVEDKLVGGSVWKRNDGYEDYTWGSETYHVCPWISFVLNPNYRNLTNVGGFGGPYGTVNVETIASLEPDLLILRDLGNDDEAVQKFLESMEQLNIPTVVLKYPDCYDDIDVSTIYEEVRLLGEVFDRQEEAERIVDHMDAQVQLIRERTADVDEDETPRVLYFGAPSQAADSGGVGYAFGTETIESIFLEDIVNAKNAYDGTGTDIISTEHLLALDPDVIILSTYSGYHPPREMYEAERFGKVQDLRALKEGKVYSLSATPCKSERLEFPINLMIEAKAIYPERFEDIDLDEWIRDYFMGLYNVDEEKAEELMDSLLLRYLEII; encoded by the coding sequence GTGCTCCTATTGCTGACGTTTGCCGTCCTAACGGTAGAGCCGATCGGAGCAGAGGAGTTCAAAACCGTCACGGACATGCGCGGCGTTGAGGTATCGATCCCAGAAGATCCCCAGAGGGTCGTAGCCATCAGCCGCTCCCTCATCGACACTACGATGTACATATTCGGAGTGGAGGATAAGCTCGTAGGCGGAAGCGTTTGGAAACGAAACGACGGATATGAAGACTACACCTGGGGGAGTGAGACGTACCACGTATGCCCCTGGATCTCCTTTGTGCTCAACCCCAACTATAGGAACCTCACCAACGTAGGCGGATTCGGCGGCCCTTACGGGACGGTGAACGTGGAGACGATCGCGTCTTTAGAGCCCGACCTTCTCATACTGAGAGACCTCGGGAACGATGACGAGGCCGTCCAGAAGTTCCTGGAGTCCATGGAACAGCTGAACATCCCCACGGTCGTCCTGAAGTACCCCGACTGTTACGACGATATCGACGTCAGCACCATCTACGAGGAGGTCAGGCTTCTCGGAGAGGTCTTCGACCGACAGGAAGAGGCGGAGAGGATCGTCGATCATATGGATGCGCAGGTGCAGCTGATCCGGGAGAGGACGGCGGATGTTGATGAAGATGAGACGCCTCGCGTCCTGTACTTCGGCGCTCCGAGCCAGGCTGCTGACAGCGGCGGCGTAGGCTACGCCTTCGGCACCGAAACCATCGAGTCGATTTTCCTTGAGGATATCGTCAACGCCAAGAACGCCTACGATGGCACGGGGACCGACATCATATCGACGGAACACCTATTGGCTCTGGACCCGGACGTCATAATCCTCTCGACCTACTCCGGCTACCACCCGCCAAGGGAGATGTACGAGGCCGAAAGATTCGGGAAGGTTCAGGACCTGAGGGCCCTCAAAGAGGGGAAGGTCTACTCCCTATCCGCCACCCCATGCAAATCTGAACGGCTGGAGTTTCCGATAAATCTGATGATCGAGGCGAAGGCGATATATCCGGAACGGTTTGAGGACATCGACCTCGACGAGTGGATAAGAGACTACTTCATGGGACTGTACAACGTCGATGAGGAGAAAGCAGAAGAGCTGATGGATTCGCTCCTTCTCCGATATCTGGAGATAATTTGA
- a CDS encoding heterodisulfide reductase, producing MAFYTLGLTFGIVIALTVATLAIWIYGLYFNFKKWGMGSTGYQDELRNSFWLFIATWIHQAFKDGVWVFVKTLILDVLLLRRTLRRSPIRWVMHMTIFYGFVALAAMSGFALFMDIIEHFNLLGLAHEAEMVKEMMALPFDIFGYLLLFGATIGVARRIFLREVRSRTSAYDVVLLGGVFLITITGFYAQWMRGNSFLVGDVFAYPIYAPHFALVHTILALALFVVILPWSKYMHIIAAPMTILANRGGE from the coding sequence ATGGCGTTTTACACCCTTGGTCTCACCTTCGGGATCGTGATAGCCCTTACCGTAGCAACCTTGGCAATCTGGATCTACGGCCTCTACTTCAACTTCAAAAAGTGGGGGATGGGGTCGACCGGTTATCAGGACGAGCTTCGAAACAGCTTCTGGCTATTTATTGCAACATGGATTCATCAGGCCTTCAAAGACGGCGTCTGGGTATTTGTCAAAACCCTCATCCTCGACGTCCTCCTTCTCAGGCGGACCCTGAGGAGGAGCCCCATCAGATGGGTGATGCACATGACCATATTCTACGGTTTTGTCGCCCTCGCCGCCATGTCTGGCTTCGCCCTCTTTATGGACATAATTGAGCACTTCAACCTCTTGGGGCTCGCCCACGAGGCTGAGATGGTGAAGGAAATGATGGCTCTCCCCTTCGACATCTTCGGCTACCTCCTCCTCTTCGGGGCGACGATAGGGGTCGCGAGGAGGATCTTCCTCCGAGAGGTGCGGTCCAGGACCTCGGCCTACGACGTGGTCCTCCTAGGCGGAGTATTTCTGATCACCATCACAGGCTTCTATGCCCAATGGATGCGGGGCAACTCCTTCCTCGTCGGAGACGTCTTCGCGTACCCGATATACGCTCCCCACTTCGCCCTAGTCCATACGATCCTGGCCTTGGCCCTCTTCGTAGTGATCCTTCCCTGGAGCAAGTACATGCACATAATAGCTGCACCGATGACGATTCTAGCAAACAGAGGAGGCGAGTAA
- a CDS encoding FmdE family protein, with the protein MMTLHFMKEGEVSGYDIMKKVESLTGEKPSTGSVYPLLKKMEREGWISGRTKDGKTCYSLTEVGKEHVAQIKEAKCGFIKNIYQSIALANETFDDAELQALMEDMHNLHRGFHPPDGQGRTGSVSSNSDIDALEKARIERLKLNPREEFVQAVLDNDLARCLLKTAEIHGHFCPGSALGVMASAYGLNRLGMESISSDGLENLMAVVEINACFADGVQAVSGCTLGNNALVYRDLGRLAVTFAVRGRDTGVRVRVLPDFREKVAEAAPEFYPLMEKVIKDRAGDKKDAASFRETGREAAFALIELPFEELFAIETVRPDLPDYAPITESVICPGCGEMIMATKVIAEGDGRGLCFSCAGGEYRQVEGRGIVGRCYYD; encoded by the coding sequence ATGATGACGCTTCACTTCATGAAAGAGGGTGAAGTATCAGGCTATGACATAATGAAGAAGGTGGAGTCTCTCACCGGAGAAAAGCCCAGCACGGGGTCGGTCTATCCGCTATTGAAGAAGATGGAACGTGAGGGCTGGATCTCCGGCAGGACCAAAGACGGAAAGACCTGCTATAGTTTGACCGAGGTCGGGAAAGAGCATGTAGCCCAGATAAAAGAGGCAAAATGCGGCTTCATCAAGAACATCTATCAGTCGATAGCCCTGGCCAACGAGACCTTCGATGACGCTGAATTACAAGCCCTCATGGAAGACATGCACAACCTTCACAGGGGCTTTCATCCTCCCGATGGGCAGGGGAGGACAGGGTCCGTCTCCTCAAACTCCGATATTGACGCTCTGGAGAAGGCGAGAATAGAGCGTCTGAAATTGAATCCGAGAGAGGAGTTCGTTCAGGCGGTACTTGATAACGATCTCGCCCGCTGTCTTTTGAAGACCGCAGAGATCCACGGCCACTTCTGCCCCGGAAGCGCCCTCGGCGTCATGGCCTCGGCGTACGGCCTCAACCGGCTGGGGATGGAGTCAATATCCTCTGACGGATTGGAGAACCTCATGGCCGTCGTCGAGATCAACGCCTGCTTCGCCGATGGGGTTCAGGCGGTCTCGGGCTGCACTTTGGGGAACAACGCCCTGGTCTATCGGGATCTGGGGCGGCTCGCGGTGACCTTCGCCGTCCGGGGAAGGGATACGGGGGTGCGGGTCCGGGTCCTGCCCGACTTCCGCGAGAAGGTGGCCGAAGCGGCTCCGGAGTTCTATCCCCTCATGGAGAAGGTCATCAAGGACCGGGCAGGGGACAAAAAAGATGCTGCATCCTTCAGAGAGACGGGCCGGGAGGCGGCCTTCGCCCTTATCGAGCTTCCCTTCGAGGAGCTCTTCGCCATCGAGACGGTCCGCCCAGATCTGCCGGATTACGCGCCAATAACCGAGAGTGTAATCTGCCCAGGCTGCGGTGAGATGATCATGGCCACAAAAGTCATCGCCGAAGGGGATGGTCGTGGCCTCTGTTTTTCTTGCGCGGGTGGGGAATATCGCCAGGTTGAGGGCCGGGGTATCGTCGGAAGGTGTTACTATGACTGA
- a CDS encoding GlsB/YeaQ/YmgE family stress response membrane protein translates to MFSWLWFLIIGIIAGWLAGRITRGKGFGLVGNMVMGVIGAFVGGFLFGLVGLSAHGFVGSIIAATVGAVAFIYLTRYLKKIG, encoded by the coding sequence ATGTTCAGTTGGCTCTGGTTTCTGATCATTGGGATCATCGCAGGCTGGTTGGCAGGCCGCATCACACGAGGGAAGGGTTTCGGCCTTGTAGGGAACATGGTGATGGGGGTCATCGGAGCCTTCGTTGGCGGTTTTCTCTTCGGGCTGGTGGGCCTCTCTGCCCACGGCTTTGTGGGATCGATCATAGCAGCCACCGTCGGCGCGGTGGCGTTCATATACCTGACGAGGTACCTGAAGAAGATCGGATGA
- a CDS encoding ABC transporter substrate-binding protein has translation MLSFAVMPANAEYCEIVDMMDRTVNVDRPIDKVVTAGYGFIPCAMAALGVGDRIVGTGGAISALTNETIATYLVPQIKELPDLGRGYNLNFESAAALDPDVIILERDGAGQGTGLTEYDKLIEKLELFEDSFPTVVLNNPACYAPPDVSSIYREIGILGELFDMEDRATEIVDHLEAEVQLIRDRTADIDDEEKPRVLYMGLMGGVDSGKGAVALALPDYDCGTLYPDITKIKNAYTEESRGYLSTEQILAVDPDLIILVRSPGGYEVRQLYEEDYYTGLSELRAIKERRVYSTGQFQLHRNLAGLDYPIEMMIEAKAAYPARFEDVKVGESLTKHYRALYGLNDEEIDELKSIMGLSWMDDAGF, from the coding sequence ATGCTATCCTTTGCAGTAATGCCCGCGAATGCGGAATATTGTGAAATAGTAGACATGATGGACAGAACCGTAAACGTCGACAGACCTATTGACAAAGTAGTTACCGCGGGTTATGGATTCATTCCTTGTGCCATGGCAGCACTTGGGGTGGGGGATAGGATTGTCGGTACGGGTGGGGCCATTTCGGCATTAACAAATGAAACGATAGCTACATACCTCGTTCCACAGATCAAGGAACTCCCGGATCTAGGTAGGGGTTACAATCTCAACTTTGAATCTGCAGCTGCACTAGATCCTGATGTCATAATATTGGAGAGAGATGGAGCAGGACAGGGGACTGGCTTGACAGAATACGACAAACTCATCGAGAAGCTAGAGCTTTTTGAAGATAGTTTTCCAACAGTTGTTTTAAATAATCCCGCCTGCTACGCACCGCCAGATGTGAGTTCCATCTACCGAGAGATCGGTATTTTGGGGGAACTATTCGATATGGAGGATAGGGCAACTGAGATTGTGGATCATCTTGAGGCAGAGGTGCAACTCATAAGAGACAGGACGGCAGATATAGACGACGAAGAGAAACCTAGGGTTTTGTATATGGGTCTTATGGGCGGAGTTGATTCTGGAAAAGGAGCCGTAGCTCTCGCACTTCCAGATTATGATTGTGGAACATTATATCCTGACATCACCAAAATAAAAAATGCCTATACAGAAGAATCTAGAGGCTACCTTTCTACAGAGCAGATATTGGCAGTAGATCCAGACTTGATAATTCTAGTTCGAAGTCCCGGTGGATACGAAGTACGACAGCTGTATGAGGAAGATTATTATACCGGTCTTAGCGAACTGAGGGCTATAAAAGAAAGGCGAGTATATTCTACAGGCCAATTTCAGCTACACAGAAATTTAGCAGGTTTGGATTATCCCATCGAGATGATGATCGAGGCCAAAGCTGCATATCCTGCACGATTCGAGGATGTCAAGGTTGGCGAATCGCTGACAAAGCACTATAGAGCGCTTTACGGCCTGAACGATGAAGAAATCGATGAACTCAAGTCCATTATGGGGCTGAGCTGGATGGACGATGCAGGATTTTGA